In Burkholderia gladioli, a genomic segment contains:
- the glnP gene encoding glutamine ABC transporter permease GlnP: MSFDWAAVWAALPDLLQGLRLTLLIALAGLGGGVVLGVLAGVALTYGGRVVSIPAQVYVALIRGTPIVVQVMFVYFALPIMMDIRISATHAAIITLIVNSGAYNAEIIRGALDAVPIGLREAGLAMGLPFPTVLAHVIAPIAYRRALPAMGNQFVNLVKDTSIFLVIGVGEMTRRGQEIMAENFRAVEIWSAVAVIYLLVISVLALGLRVLERKVRLK; encoded by the coding sequence ATGAGTTTCGACTGGGCGGCCGTCTGGGCCGCATTGCCCGACTTGCTGCAAGGCCTGCGCCTGACCTTGCTGATCGCGCTGGCGGGGCTGGGCGGCGGCGTCGTGCTCGGCGTGCTGGCCGGCGTCGCGCTGACCTACGGCGGGCGCGTCGTCTCGATCCCGGCGCAGGTCTATGTCGCGCTGATTCGCGGCACGCCGATCGTGGTGCAGGTGATGTTCGTCTACTTCGCCCTGCCGATCATGATGGACATCCGCATCAGCGCCACCCATGCCGCCATCATCACGCTGATCGTCAATTCGGGCGCCTACAACGCGGAGATCATCCGCGGCGCGCTCGACGCGGTGCCCATCGGCCTGCGCGAGGCGGGGCTGGCGATGGGGCTGCCGTTTCCCACCGTGCTGGCCCACGTGATCGCGCCGATCGCCTACCGGCGCGCGCTGCCGGCGATGGGCAACCAGTTCGTCAACCTGGTCAAGGACACCTCGATCTTCCTCGTCATCGGCGTGGGCGAGATGACCCGGCGCGGCCAGGAAATCATGGCCGAGAATTTCCGCGCGGTGGAGATCTGGAGCGCGGTGGCCGTCATCTATCTGCTCGTGATCAGCGTGCTGGCGCTGGGCCTGCGAGTGCTCGAACGGAAGGTGCGCCTGAAATGA